The Halanaerobiaceae bacterium ANBcell28 genome contains the following window.
CCAGATGCCGCTGTTTTTTGGTTAGCAATAATGTTAGAAGCAGGAGAAGATCCTAAGTTTATAGCTAGAAGAGTAATTGTACATGCTGCCGAAGATGTTGGTCTTGCAGATCCGCATGCTCTTGAAGTAGCTATTTCTGCTGCTAAAGCTGTTGAATTTGTTGGTCTTCCAGAGGCGAGAATTCCACTGGCTGAAGCTGTTTTATATATTGCCACAGCACCAAAAAGTAATTCAGTCGTAAGCGCGATAGATTCAGCTATCAACTTTGTAAGAAATAATAATATTGGTACAGTCCCAATGCATCTTCGCGATGCCCATTATAAAGGGGCTAAAAACTTAGGGCATGGTTTAGAATATAAATATCCTCATGATTATTCAAAAAATTATGTAAAACAACAGTATTTTCCAGATGGTTTAGAAAAACTTAGTTTTTATAAAGCAGGTAAACATGGGATGGAAAAAATTATAGATAAACGAATGATGAGCTTGGAATTGGAGGAAGAATAATGAATGAAAAATATCATGTACCAGCTCAAAATATTCGGCTATTAAATAAAGTTAAAGATAGTAAGTTTTATGGAGACATAAAATATGTACGCACAGAAAAAGAAGCTCAAGCTTTTTTAAATATGATTAAAGAAGAATTTAACGACGCGAGCCATAATGTAAGTGCTTATAGAATACAATCTGACAATATATTTATAGAAAAATACGATGATGATGGGGAACCTGCATCATCATCAGGCCCTCCAATTTTACAAGCGATTACTGGCGCTAGCTTGACTAATACTATAATTGTAGTAACAAGATATTTTGGAGGTACTAAATTAGGAATCGGTGGATTGATTAGAGCATATGGTGAAACTGCCAGATTGTTAATTAGAGAAGCTGGTTTAAGAATACTTAGTTTACATAATGTTGTTAAGGTGAGAGTAGATTATCAGCTCATTGGTACTGTTTTAGGACAGATAGAATCGTTTAATTTGGAACTTTTGAAAACAGAATATAGCAATGAGGGTGTGGATATATTTTTTTTAATTAAGTCTAATAGATACTCTCATGTGGAAAAGGTTTTGGTTGAGAAAACAGCGAATAACATAAAAATGAGAAAAATTGAAAATAAATATATATAAATCAATTGACAAGATATTATTATTGTGTTAAAATATCTTTAAAGTTGAGGAAAATACTCGGAATTGAAAGGGGATAATATATGAAAGTATCGACCAGGGGTAGATATGGTTTAAGGGCTATGGTAGATTTAGCCGTTACTCAAAATGATGGAGCTATTCCATTACGCCAAATATCAGAACGCCAGAATATCTCGGAACAATATTTAGAGCAATTATTTGCTAGTTTAAGAAAAGCTGGTATTGTAAAAAGTGTAAGAGGAGCACATGGGGGATATCTTTTAAATCATAAAGCAGAGGATATTACCGTTAAAGATATTATAACAGCATTAGAAGGTCCTATTGCACCTGTAGATTGTGTACTTTCTGAAGATGAGTGTGATAATAGTAAGGATTGTGTTACTCACCAAGTTTGGATTAAAGTTAAAAAAAATATTGATCAAATATTAGATTCTGTTACATTGTTAGAACTAAAAGAAGAATATAAAAAACAAAAAACTACAGATTTTATTTATCATATATAGAAGGAGTGGAATTATGAATAAAATATACTTAGATCATGCAGCCACTACACGGCTATCTCCGCAAGTTTTTGAAGCTATGGAACCCTATTTTACAAAGTTTTATGGTAATCCTTCTAGTGTTTATACTACAGGACAAGAGTCTGCTCGTGCTGTTAGTGATTCTAGAGAAAAGGTTGCTGAAATATTAGGTGCTGAAGAGCAAGAGATTATTTTTACAGCTGGTGGAACTGAAGCTAATAATATGGCAATTAAAGGCGTTGCGTTTGCATTGCAAGATCAAGGTAAACATATTATAACATCTAGTATAGAACATCACGCTGTATTACATGCATGCGAACAACTAGAAAAAGTCTATGGATTTGAAGTTACTTATTTAGAAGTAGATAAAGAAGGTTTTGTTGATCCAGGAGATTTAAAGAAAGCTATTAGAGATGATACTATCTTGGTTAGTATTATGATGGCTAATAACGAAATAGGTACAATCGAGCCAATAAAAGAATTAGCAGAGCTTGCAAAAGATAAAGGTGTATATTTTCATACTGA
Protein-coding sequences here:
- a CDS encoding YigZ family protein; translation: MNEKYHVPAQNIRLLNKVKDSKFYGDIKYVRTEKEAQAFLNMIKEEFNDASHNVSAYRIQSDNIFIEKYDDDGEPASSSGPPILQAITGASLTNTIIVVTRYFGGTKLGIGGLIRAYGETARLLIREAGLRILSLHNVVKVRVDYQLIGTVLGQIESFNLELLKTEYSNEGVDIFFLIKSNRYSHVEKVLVEKTANNIKMRKIENKYI
- a CDS encoding Rrf2 family transcriptional regulator, which produces MKVSTRGRYGLRAMVDLAVTQNDGAIPLRQISERQNISEQYLEQLFASLRKAGIVKSVRGAHGGYLLNHKAEDITVKDIITALEGPIAPVDCVLSEDECDNSKDCVTHQVWIKVKKNIDQILDSVTLLELKEEYKKQKTTDFIYHI